Proteins from one Deinococcus planocerae genomic window:
- a CDS encoding DUF4097 family beta strand repeat-containing protein — protein sequence MTVARRPPDRPLPPVLARIALGLALVAGGVGLGWQGARVTPVPGLKTVRTPLRVPLSGANSLNVRLEGDRTTFLVGGLAWPERSALVGTVTRRERNPVELATVRRENTLHANVRLNVKPLDEGVIRGGITPLQHRLDVGLTRGVPVTLTTDSYSGEARLDLHALRLRALSVRSGFGDVTATLPERQSGPLTFVTLGGDVDLRAGPGWRSPALRVNTESGDVRLGLGNARTEALNIGTRSGDVTGELPRVDRLSVTTGSGDVDLNLPDGAAGTFDFRSEGGRVTLVVPRDRSTRVRFTDRGAVDLPRGWLRQGNTAASTSRALDAPDLDLFIDARTIDLSTREPDTTPEGDPTP from the coding sequence GTGACGGTCGCCCGCCGACCCCCCGACCGACCCCTCCCCCCCGTCCTCGCGCGGATCGCGCTGGGGCTCGCGCTCGTGGCGGGCGGGGTGGGGCTGGGCTGGCAGGGCGCGCGGGTGACGCCGGTGCCCGGCCTGAAGACGGTCAGGACACCGCTGCGCGTGCCCCTCTCGGGGGCGAACTCGCTCAACGTCCGGCTGGAGGGAGACCGCACGACGTTCCTCGTCGGCGGGCTGGCGTGGCCGGAGCGCTCGGCCCTCGTCGGCACGGTCACCCGGCGCGAGCGCAACCCGGTGGAACTGGCGACGGTCCGGCGGGAGAACACCCTCCACGCGAACGTGCGGCTGAACGTCAAACCGCTGGACGAGGGCGTCATCCGGGGAGGCATCACGCCCCTGCAACACCGGCTGGACGTGGGCCTGACCCGGGGGGTGCCCGTCACCCTGACCACCGACTCCTACAGCGGGGAGGCGCGGCTGGACCTCCACGCCCTGCGGCTGCGGGCCCTGAGCGTGCGGTCGGGCTTCGGGGACGTGACGGCCACCCTGCCGGAGCGCCAGAGCGGGCCGCTGACCTTCGTCACGCTGGGGGGCGACGTGGACCTGCGCGCCGGGCCCGGGTGGCGCTCGCCCGCCCTGCGTGTGAACACCGAGAGCGGCGACGTGCGCCTGGGCCTGGGCAACGCCCGCACCGAGGCCCTGAACATCGGCACCCGCAGCGGCGACGTGACGGGCGAGTTGCCGCGCGTGGACCGCCTGAGCGTGACCACGGGCTCGGGCGACGTGGACCTCAATCTCCCCGACGGGGCGGCGGGCACCTTCGACTTCCGCTCGGAGGGGGGGCGGGTGACGCTCGTGGTGCCGCGAGACCGCTCCACCCGGGTTCGCTTCACCGACCGGGGTGCAGTGGACTTGCCGCGAGGGTGGCTGCGCCAGGGCAACACCGCCGCGAGCACCTCCCGCGCCCTCGACGCCCCCGACCTCGACCTGTTCATCGACGCGCGGACGATTGACCTCTCGACCCGCGAGCCGGACACCACCCCCGAAGGAGACCCGACGCCGTGA
- a CDS encoding chlorite dismutase family protein, which yields MMVDLDPSGQVTQREPDRAQRQFLNYAFYKLDPAFRRLPQAEREELKAEFLAAAQGWVDDSPAEKGIIQRTYSLVGVRGDVDFMLWRIAFDVREFQEAQGRLNRTRLMGYLTQPYNFVSMQRRSQYVNRVEGSGHGLEILPGQGKYLFIYPFIKTRPWYDLTPHSRQGMMDEHIYASGPFKGVRINTSYSYGIDDQEFVVSFDSDYPQEFVDLVHRLRYTEASMYTLRDTPMFTCVKKELADVMEDLG from the coding sequence ATGATGGTGGACCTCGACCCCAGCGGGCAGGTCACCCAGCGGGAGCCCGACCGCGCCCAGCGCCAGTTCCTGAATTACGCCTTCTACAAGCTCGACCCCGCCTTCCGCCGCCTGCCGCAAGCGGAGCGCGAGGAGCTGAAGGCCGAGTTCCTGGCCGCCGCGCAGGGCTGGGTGGACGACTCTCCCGCCGAGAAGGGCATCATCCAGCGCACCTACAGCCTCGTCGGCGTGCGCGGGGACGTGGACTTCATGCTGTGGCGGATCGCCTTCGACGTGCGCGAGTTTCAGGAGGCGCAGGGGAGGCTCAACCGCACCCGCCTGATGGGTTACCTGACCCAGCCCTACAACTTCGTCTCGATGCAGCGTCGCAGTCAGTACGTCAACCGCGTCGAGGGGAGCGGGCACGGCCTCGAAATCCTGCCGGGGCAGGGCAAGTACCTGTTCATCTACCCCTTCATCAAGACCCGCCCCTGGTACGACCTGACCCCGCACTCGCGCCAGGGCATGATGGACGAGCACATCTACGCCTCGGGGCCCTTCAAGGGTGTGCGGATCAACACCTCGTACTCCTACGGCATCGACGACCAGGAGTTCGTGGTGTCCTTCGACTCCGACTACCCGCAGGAGTTCGTGGACCTCGTTCACCGCCTGCGCTACACGGAAGCGAGCATGTACACGCTGCGGGACACGCCGATGTTCACATGCGTGAAGAAGGAACTGGCGGACGTGATGGAGGATTTGGGGTAA
- a CDS encoding acyl-CoA thioesterase, producing the protein MTAPLPANAPESRSEIRVRYAETDAMGVAHHATYPVWFEVGRTDLMHRLGLPYTEVEARGYYLMLSGLNVEYRRAARYDDLLTLVTRVGGVRSRTLTFTYEVRRGDEVLASGETRHIATDKSYRPARLPDDVVERLSGSR; encoded by the coding sequence GTGACCGCGCCCCTGCCGGCGAACGCGCCCGAGAGCCGCAGCGAAATCCGCGTGCGCTACGCCGAGACCGACGCGATGGGCGTGGCGCACCACGCGACCTACCCGGTCTGGTTCGAGGTGGGCCGCACCGACCTGATGCACCGGCTCGGCCTCCCCTACACCGAGGTCGAGGCGCGCGGTTACTACCTGATGCTCTCCGGCCTGAACGTCGAGTACCGCCGCGCCGCCCGCTACGACGACCTCCTGACCCTGGTGACGCGGGTGGGGGGCGTCCGCTCGCGCACCCTGACCTTCACCTACGAGGTGCGGCGTGGGGACGAGGTGCTGGCCAGCGGCGAGACGCGCCACATCGCCACGGATAAGAGCTACCGCCCGGCGCGGCTGCCGGACGACGTGGTGGAGCGGCTGTCGGGGAGTCGGTGA
- a CDS encoding ribosome-binding factor A: MKPEQVQAQLARVLSSAISELRDPRVPLIVTVERVMVTADYGLARVYVSAMGADMPALLDALTHARGHLQREVAAQVRMRRTPTLEFRDAGDSPL, translated from the coding sequence ATGAAACCGGAGCAGGTGCAGGCGCAACTCGCGCGGGTGCTGTCGAGCGCCATCTCGGAACTGCGTGACCCGCGCGTGCCGCTGATCGTGACGGTCGAGCGGGTCATGGTGACGGCGGACTACGGGCTGGCGCGGGTGTACGTGAGCGCGATGGGCGCCGACATGCCCGCCCTGCTCGACGCCCTGACGCACGCGCGGGGCCACCTTCAGCGCGAGGTCGCCGCCCAGGTGCGGATGCGGCGCACCCCTACCCTGGAATTCCGCGACGCGGGAGACTCGCCGCTGTGA
- a CDS encoding endonuclease NucS domain-containing protein: protein MGTFSLFRVSEGHCERLNHESFKLERELQRLIEQNMEGLLGIRFIKSEHVISNGRIDTLGLDENNSPVIVEYKRGINDSVLSQALFYLDWLVNHRADFTLLVQQKLGGDKAGLIDWSKPRLVCIAENYSPYDRYAVNQIGREIQLIQYSRLPGDLLLLELLNEAANPFGKGNLSSLADITDSSDFILPEAIGASHLDVLPTSDPYIQDAFHIMDQHILSLGSDVEKRPLKAYIAYRKVKNFACVLIRKNKLYVYLKLDPKSVELIDGFTSDARNIGHHGTGDLEVVIGSQENAERALPLIDRAYSENL from the coding sequence GTGGGAACTTTTTCTTTGTTCAGAGTAAGTGAGGGTCATTGCGAGCGACTCAATCATGAATCGTTCAAACTTGAGCGTGAACTTCAACGACTCATCGAGCAGAACATGGAGGGCCTGCTCGGGATTCGCTTTATCAAAAGCGAGCACGTGATATCTAACGGGAGAATAGACACTCTCGGCCTAGACGAAAACAATAGTCCTGTTATTGTCGAGTACAAGAGAGGGATCAACGACTCCGTTCTTTCGCAGGCACTTTTTTACCTTGATTGGCTCGTAAATCACAGGGCAGACTTCACTTTGCTTGTACAACAAAAATTGGGGGGTGACAAAGCTGGCCTGATCGATTGGTCAAAGCCAAGACTCGTATGTATAGCGGAGAATTATAGTCCCTACGACAGGTATGCAGTTAATCAAATTGGTAGAGAAATCCAACTTATACAATATTCTCGTCTCCCAGGCGATTTGCTGCTTTTAGAATTATTAAATGAGGCGGCAAACCCCTTCGGCAAAGGAAATTTAAGTAGTTTGGCCGATATTACCGACTCATCTGATTTTATTCTGCCCGAAGCAATAGGTGCGAGTCACCTTGATGTTTTGCCCACAAGTGATCCTTACATACAAGATGCCTTCCATATCATGGATCAACACATCCTCTCCTTAGGAAGCGACGTTGAGAAACGACCTTTAAAGGCGTACATAGCCTATCGTAAAGTCAAAAATTTTGCGTGTGTACTCATCCGCAAGAACAAGTTATACGTCTACTTGAAGCTAGACCCGAAGTCGGTCGAACTCATAGACGGCTTTACAAGTGATGCGCGTAACATCGGTCATCATGGAACGGGTGACTTGGAGGTCGTAATTGGCTCTCAGGAGAACGCCGAACGAGCCCTTCCCCTCATTGATCGAGCTTACTCTGAAAACCTATGA
- a CDS encoding NUDIX domain-containing protein, which yields MSHLSRTLPIKRAAHVYLVREEHLLLVEERMDDGSIFYGLPGGKAYPGESLASAAVRQVAVETGLTVTDLVFVSLLEGEMLTGTRNECYANFGRFTATFSGDIAPTDPEVVGVKWVPFEQVEGLVRYGPPPEVEERNPLIWVPTRDFLRGAARTYYPI from the coding sequence ATGAGTCACCTGTCGCGCACCCTGCCGATCAAGCGCGCCGCACACGTCTACCTCGTCCGGGAGGAACACCTTCTGCTCGTCGAGGAGCGGATGGACGACGGCAGCATCTTCTACGGCCTGCCCGGCGGCAAGGCCTATCCGGGCGAGAGTCTGGCGAGCGCCGCCGTCCGGCAGGTCGCGGTGGAGACGGGCCTGACCGTCACCGACCTCGTGTTCGTGAGCCTGCTCGAAGGCGAGATGCTGACGGGCACCCGCAACGAGTGTTACGCGAACTTCGGGCGCTTCACGGCGACTTTCAGCGGCGACATCGCGCCCACCGACCCCGAGGTCGTCGGCGTGAAGTGGGTGCCCTTCGAGCAGGTCGAGGGCCTCGTGCGCTACGGCCCGCCCCCCGAGGTCGAGGAACGCAACCCCCTGATCTGGGTGCCCACCCGCGACTTCCTGCGCGGCGCGGCCCGGACCTACTACCCCATCTAG
- a CDS encoding sensor histidine kinase — translation MMEAMTLPPAPGRSRREGPLADLLSARTYRVALYVGLALPLGGLVFLLLAAGTLLGVLTLPLLVGAALLLGTLWLVPALAGVQRWLAGLLGVRFSRVLPPPTHAGVLAWLRATLSDGATYRALMFHTVQLPLAALCWVVLGSLLGVSLLALTAPLWARRPDLFPLMWDGGTVALSGLGVAGLVVAGLGGMLVTAAVLDLFGRMWGRLATALLANRADEVIARREVAALRRAAGRVALGDDLGATLADLAAQAQAASTARAVALVTPDGSVRSASGPDHPELHGPGPFVQAGGADVRLASGGGALATLPVVAGGRDGGTLRAVYAPGTGPTPDELAFLLSIADHAGTALHAAELIERASARAGEQERARLARELHDSVAQALYGITLGAKTARATLGRDPERTRASLDYTIRLAEGGVSEMKALLFSLRPDALEEGGLVAALAQHAHALEARHGLTVHAELGAEPRLSPAAQAAAYRVAQEAMHNVVKHARATQVWLTVREEGGQVTVRVRDDGRGFDADSLPGGTLGQRGMRERAREVEGTLDVRSEPGQGTTVTLTLPAGPHPVPQPGAEVGA, via the coding sequence ATGATGGAGGCGATGACCCTGCCACCTGCACCCGGGCGCTCACGCCGGGAGGGGCCGCTCGCCGATCTGCTGAGCGCCCGCACCTACCGCGTGGCCCTGTACGTCGGGCTGGCGCTGCCGCTGGGCGGGCTGGTCTTCTTGCTGCTCGCCGCCGGGACGCTCTTGGGCGTGCTCACCCTGCCGCTGCTGGTGGGCGCCGCGCTGCTGCTGGGGACCCTCTGGCTCGTTCCGGCGCTCGCGGGGGTGCAGCGGTGGCTGGCGGGGCTGCTCGGCGTGCGCTTCTCCCGGGTGCTGCCGCCGCCGACCCACGCGGGCGTCCTCGCCTGGCTGCGGGCGACCCTGAGCGACGGGGCGACCTACCGGGCGCTGATGTTCCACACCGTGCAGCTTCCCCTGGCCGCCCTGTGCTGGGTGGTGCTGGGCTCCTTGCTCGGCGTGTCGCTCCTGGCCCTCACGGCGCCGCTGTGGGCCCGGCGCCCGGACCTCTTCCCGCTGATGTGGGACGGCGGAACGGTGGCGCTCTCGGGGCTCGGCGTCGCGGGGCTGGTGGTGGCGGGGCTCGGGGGGATGCTCGTCACGGCGGCGGTGCTCGACCTGTTCGGGCGGATGTGGGGGCGGCTCGCCACCGCGCTGCTCGCCAACCGGGCGGACGAGGTGATCGCCCGGCGCGAGGTGGCCGCGCTGCGCCGGGCGGCGGGCCGGGTGGCCCTCGGCGACGACCTGGGCGCGACCCTCGCCGACCTGGCGGCCCAGGCGCAGGCGGCAAGCACGGCGCGGGCGGTGGCGCTCGTCACGCCCGACGGCAGCGTGCGGTCGGCGAGCGGCCCCGACCACCCCGAGCTGCACGGTCCCGGGCCGTTCGTTCAGGCGGGCGGGGCGGACGTGCGCCTCGCCTCGGGGGGCGGCGCCCTGGCGACCCTGCCGGTCGTGGCGGGGGGGCGTGACGGCGGCACCCTGCGCGCGGTGTACGCCCCCGGCACCGGGCCCACCCCGGACGAACTCGCCTTCCTCCTGAGCATCGCCGACCACGCGGGCACGGCCCTGCACGCCGCCGAACTCATCGAGCGGGCGAGCGCGCGGGCCGGAGAGCAGGAGCGCGCCCGGTTGGCCCGCGAGTTGCACGACAGCGTGGCCCAGGCCCTCTACGGCATCACCCTGGGCGCGAAGACCGCCCGCGCCACCCTGGGCCGTGACCCGGAACGCACCCGGGCGAGCCTCGACTACACCATCCGCCTCGCGGAAGGGGGCGTCTCGGAGATGAAGGCCCTCCTCTTCAGCCTGCGCCCCGACGCGCTGGAGGAGGGCGGGCTGGTCGCGGCCCTCGCGCAGCACGCGCACGCCCTGGAGGCCCGCCACGGGCTGACCGTCCACGCGGAGCTGGGGGCCGAGCCGCGCCTCTCCCCCGCCGCCCAGGCCGCCGCCTACCGGGTGGCGCAGGAAGCCATGCACAACGTCGTCAAGCACGCCCGCGCGACTCAGGTGTGGCTCACCGTCCGCGAGGAAGGGGGGCAGGTCACCGTGCGGGTGCGTGACGACGGGCGCGGCTTCGACGCCGACAGCCTGCCGGGCGGCACCCTCGGCCAGCGGGGGATGCGGGAGCGGGCGCGGGAGGTGGAGGGCACCCTCGACGTGAGGAGCGAACCCGGCCAGGGCACCACCGTCACCCTGACTCTTCCCGCCGGGCCCCACCCGGTGCCTCAGCCGGGCGCGGAGGTGGGCGCGTGA
- a CDS encoding M1 family metallopeptidase produces the protein MRRKEQLRRALLLLGVLSLGWTGAQPSSPTTVPARPLTADPAQTLGDPIYPGLGQAGLDVRHYDLSLTVERPGTPELYGSVTLTLTSTRALPEIRLDFLGPAVSAVRWNGRAAPYRVDAETQKLVVTPPAPLLPGQEARLTVVYGGRPGVILDPGFGAAPVGLGWQSVPAEGTRAGANFTLSEPHGTHTFLPSNDHPSDKATFTTRLTVPQGFTAAASGVEGPVSERGGTRTFVFTQAQPIPTYVLGLHVNRFERVTAPAVPVGVNGAAVARRDYFPVGTPASARTAYARTEEALRVLSEWFGPYPFGAYGVALVTPRLPALETATLSTIPPNLNTERTAVHELAHQWFGNDVSPATWADVWLNEGFATYSDVLWTEAQGGDGQAVAARWYDILVQGGSRPLVATREEQLFDRSAYQRGALAVHALRAAVGDDAFRSFLRAYTARFSGGTVSTPEFLAFARAQTGERGEAALREWVESPTLPPLPVVAR, from the coding sequence GTGCGACGCAAAGAACAGCTAAGGCGTGCCCTCCTGCTGCTGGGCGTCCTGAGTCTGGGCTGGACGGGGGCGCAGCCGTCTTCCCCCACCACCGTCCCCGCGCGTCCCCTCACCGCGGACCCGGCGCAGACGCTGGGAGACCCCATCTACCCGGGCCTCGGGCAGGCGGGTCTCGACGTGCGGCACTACGACCTGAGCCTCACCGTGGAGCGGCCCGGCACGCCCGAGCTGTACGGCAGCGTCACCCTCACGCTGACGAGTACCCGCGCCCTGCCCGAAATCCGGCTGGACTTCCTGGGTCCGGCGGTGAGCGCCGTGCGCTGGAATGGCCGCGCCGCCCCGTACCGGGTGGACGCGGAGACGCAGAAACTCGTGGTGACGCCGCCCGCGCCGCTCTTGCCGGGGCAGGAGGCGCGGCTGACCGTCGTGTACGGGGGGCGGCCCGGCGTGATCCTCGACCCGGGCTTCGGCGCCGCGCCCGTGGGGCTCGGCTGGCAGAGCGTTCCGGCGGAGGGCACGCGGGCGGGGGCGAACTTCACCCTCAGCGAGCCGCACGGCACCCACACCTTCCTGCCCAGCAACGACCACCCCTCCGACAAGGCGACCTTCACCACCCGCCTCACCGTGCCGCAGGGCTTCACGGCGGCGGCGAGCGGGGTGGAGGGGCCGGTCAGCGAGCGGGGGGGCACGCGCACCTTCGTCTTCACCCAGGCCCAGCCCATCCCGACCTACGTGCTGGGCCTCCACGTGAACCGCTTCGAGCGGGTGACCGCACCCGCCGTGCCCGTGGGGGTGAACGGGGCCGCTGTGGCGCGGCGCGACTACTTCCCGGTAGGCACGCCCGCCAGCGCCCGGACCGCCTACGCCCGCACGGAGGAGGCGTTGCGGGTGCTCTCGGAGTGGTTCGGCCCCTACCCCTTCGGGGCGTACGGGGTGGCGCTCGTCACGCCCCGGCTGCCCGCGCTGGAGACGGCCACGCTGAGCACCATCCCGCCCAACCTGAACACCGAGCGCACCGCCGTCCACGAACTCGCCCACCAGTGGTTCGGCAACGACGTGAGCCCCGCCACCTGGGCCGACGTGTGGCTGAACGAGGGCTTCGCCACCTACTCGGACGTGCTGTGGACGGAAGCGCAGGGCGGAGACGGGCAGGCGGTCGCGGCCCGCTGGTACGACATCCTCGTGCAGGGCGGCAGCCGTCCCCTCGTCGCCACGCGGGAGGAGCAACTCTTCGACCGCAGCGCCTACCAGCGCGGGGCCCTCGCCGTCCACGCCCTGCGCGCGGCGGTGGGGGACGACGCCTTCCGGTCCTTCCTGCGCGCCTACACGGCCCGCTTCTCGGGGGGGACGGTGAGCACCCCGGAGTTCCTCGCCTTCGCCCGCGCGCAGACGGGGGAGCGGGGGGAGGCGGCGCTCAGGGAGTGGGTGGAGTCGCCCACGCTGCCGCCGTTGCCGGTGGTGGCGCGGTAG
- a CDS encoding LysM peptidoglycan-binding domain-containing protein, with protein sequence MFRRPTLLALLLGPLLWGSNALAAPGTVTVRPGDTLYGISKRSGVSVARLRALNGLKGSTIQPGQKLRLSGAAPATKAVVPKPPAARSPSVQSIPARPVTAHYTVRPGDTLGRIAARAGVSVAALRAANGLSGSLIKPGQRLRVPPRGTVAVAARPPAPARPRTEVRVVYGYVRAGPRDTLASLARKYHTTAAGLARLNHMNVRARPYVGQRVLVPRRVPVPIPPAPRSQPVSVKRFAPLGIPVRVLRVDLRHRNVLVAPVLPRAGLSAGARVGTLARTSGARAVVNGSYFHPRSYVPAGDLVMQGRLLAWGRIPAALAITPDNRATITTSTTPLLGRPLEASWRGMETVIATGPRILSSGRVVTRYGNVFRDPALFGRAARSAVGLGSSRDLVFVTTHARLTTTEMGKVMARLGVRDALLLDGGSSAGLAWNGKAVLDSVRKVAYGIGVFTDYTGRRYAR encoded by the coding sequence ATGTTCCGCCGCCCGACCCTGCTGGCCCTCCTGCTCGGCCCCCTGCTGTGGGGGTCGAATGCTCTCGCGGCACCGGGGACGGTGACCGTTCGCCCCGGCGACACGCTCTACGGTATTTCCAAGCGCAGCGGCGTGAGTGTCGCGCGCCTGAGGGCCCTCAACGGCCTGAAGGGCAGCACCATCCAGCCCGGGCAGAAGTTGCGGCTCAGCGGGGCCGCTCCGGCGACCAAGGCGGTCGTGCCCAAGCCCCCGGCAGCCAGGTCCCCGTCGGTCCAGTCGATTCCCGCCCGCCCGGTCACCGCCCACTACACCGTCCGCCCGGGCGACACCCTGGGCCGGATCGCCGCCCGCGCCGGGGTCAGCGTGGCCGCGCTGCGGGCGGCGAACGGGCTGAGCGGCTCCCTGATCAAGCCCGGTCAGCGGCTGCGCGTGCCCCCGCGCGGCACGGTGGCGGTGGCCGCCCGCCCCCCCGCTCCCGCCCGCCCCAGGACCGAGGTCCGGGTGGTATACGGGTACGTGCGCGCCGGTCCGCGCGATACGCTCGCTTCTCTCGCCCGCAAGTACCACACGACCGCCGCGGGCCTCGCCCGGCTCAACCACATGAACGTCCGCGCCCGCCCGTACGTCGGGCAGCGGGTGCTCGTGCCGCGCCGGGTGCCCGTGCCGATTCCGCCCGCGCCGCGCAGCCAGCCGGTCAGCGTGAAGCGGTTCGCGCCGCTGGGCATCCCCGTGCGGGTGCTGCGGGTGGACCTGCGGCACCGGAACGTGCTCGTCGCGCCCGTGCTGCCCCGGGCGGGCCTGAGCGCGGGCGCGCGGGTGGGCACGCTCGCCCGCACGAGCGGGGCGCGGGCGGTCGTGAACGGCAGCTACTTCCACCCCCGCTCCTACGTGCCCGCCGGGGACCTCGTGATGCAGGGGCGGCTCCTCGCCTGGGGCCGCATTCCCGCCGCGCTCGCCATCACGCCCGACAACCGCGCGACGATCACCACGAGCACCACGCCCCTGCTCGGGCGCCCGCTGGAGGCGAGCTGGCGCGGCATGGAGACCGTGATCGCCACCGGCCCGCGCATCCTGAGTTCGGGCCGGGTCGTCACCCGCTACGGCAACGTCTTTCGCGACCCCGCCCTCTTCGGCCGCGCCGCGCGCAGCGCCGTGGGCCTGGGGAGCAGCCGCGACCTCGTGTTCGTCACCACCCACGCGCGGCTCACGACCACCGAGATGGGCAAGGTGATGGCCCGCCTCGGCGTGAGAGACGCCCTGCTCCTCGACGGCGGCAGCTCCGCGGGCCTCGCCTGGAACGGCAAGGCGGTGCTCGACAGCGTGCGGAAGGTGGCGTACGGGATCGGGGTCTTCACGGACTACACGGGGCGCCGGTACGCGAGGTGA
- a CDS encoding alpha/beta fold hydrolase — MRVQARGAVLHVAQHGEGPPLLLLNGGGGCPNYLTPVAELLPGFRRVLPDPRGTGESTGGPHELATALTDLEAVREALGLERWAVLGHSWGADLGLAYALAHPGRVTRLVSWAGTGIQNDRDWHAAYEASKDTEPRFEVAWNPEVHRSLLDDWRRFVKTPDLLARLARLEVPVTFLHMGADIRPGWPAAQLAALLARGEFRELPDAPHNAWLTHAAELKEMLRTCLEEYRG; from the coding sequence ATGAGGGTTCAGGCCCGGGGAGCTGTCCTGCACGTCGCCCAGCACGGTGAGGGACCGCCCCTCCTGCTCCTCAACGGGGGCGGCGGTTGCCCCAACTACCTCACGCCCGTGGCGGAATTGCTGCCCGGGTTCCGCCGCGTCCTCCCCGACCCGCGCGGAACCGGGGAGAGCACGGGGGGTCCACACGAGCTGGCGACCGCCCTCACCGACCTGGAGGCCGTGCGGGAGGCGCTGGGGCTGGAACGTTGGGCGGTGCTGGGTCACTCCTGGGGGGCGGACCTGGGGCTGGCCTACGCGCTGGCGCACCCGGGGCGGGTCACCCGGCTGGTGAGCTGGGCGGGGACGGGCATCCAGAACGACCGAGACTGGCACGCCGCCTACGAGGCCTCGAAGGACACCGAGCCGCGCTTCGAGGTGGCCTGGAACCCGGAGGTCCACCGCTCGCTGCTGGACGACTGGCGGCGGTTCGTCAAAACGCCCGACCTGCTCGCCCGCCTCGCCCGGCTGGAAGTTCCAGTGACGTTCCTGCACATGGGGGCCGACATCCGCCCCGGCTGGCCCGCCGCGCAACTGGCGGCGCTGCTGGCCCGGGGCGAGTTCCGGGAGCTGCCTGATGCACCGCACAACGCCTGGCTGACGCACGCGGCGGAACTGAAGGAGATGCTCAGAACTTGCCTGGAGGAATACCGGGGCTGA
- a CDS encoding response regulator: protein MTADPTPAPTPTVRVLLVDDHAVVRQGLRLFLGLDPSIEVVGEAANGEEALAQAGTLRPQVVVMDLMMPVMDGIQATRLLRRAWPDTEVIALTSTLEEHKVNGAIEAGAIGYMLKDASSDTLADAIHAAARGEVRLHPEAARRLVRDFRSPDMRETLTPKETIVLQLIARGHSNRDIAQDQGVSEATVKTHVSRLLSKLGLESRTQAALYALRHGLARLEEG from the coding sequence GTGACCGCCGACCCCACCCCTGCCCCCACCCCCACCGTACGCGTTCTCCTCGTGGACGACCACGCCGTCGTCCGGCAGGGGCTGCGCCTCTTCCTGGGCCTCGACCCCTCCATCGAGGTCGTCGGCGAGGCGGCCAACGGCGAGGAGGCGCTCGCCCAGGCGGGCACCCTGCGCCCCCAGGTCGTCGTGATGGACCTGATGATGCCCGTGATGGACGGCATCCAGGCCACCCGGCTCCTGCGCCGCGCATGGCCCGACACAGAAGTCATCGCCCTGACGAGCACGTTGGAGGAACACAAGGTCAACGGCGCCATCGAGGCAGGGGCTATCGGCTACATGCTCAAGGACGCCTCCTCGGACACGCTGGCAGACGCCATCCACGCCGCCGCCCGGGGCGAGGTGCGGCTGCACCCGGAGGCCGCCCGCCGCCTGGTGCGCGACTTCCGCTCCCCCGACATGCGCGAGACGCTGACCCCCAAGGAGACCATCGTCTTGCAGCTCATCGCCCGGGGCCACTCCAACCGCGACATCGCCCAGGATCAGGGGGTGAGCGAGGCGACCGTGAAGACGCACGTGAGCCGCCTGCTGAGCAAGCTGGGGCTGGAGAGCCGGACGCAGGCGGCGCTGTACGCGCTGCGGCACGGGCTGGCGCGACTGGAGGAGGGGTAG